Proteins co-encoded in one Cytobacillus sp. NJ13 genomic window:
- a CDS encoding PDZ domain-containing protein yields the protein MIEEWIFEFLKGTGKLLLNPVFYYLFFAAAFLGVSRVKRERKDFSVRVKNAYFELRQLLPLGILAGLIVSVVMVGAGLAVPVETIVFTAALTFLWSFTAKVRWMAPVYTLGFAFFATMFAAEQKWPLPSFAQTAADLDSSIFPSIAVLLALLVIAEGFLIIRNGRKGTSPRLVKSKRGQTIGIHESKRLWMVPVFLLIPGQALQLPFDWWPAIPIGGETYSLILVPFSIGFYQRIQGTLPKEATALLGQRISVFGVLLLLISTAGYWYPLAAVGAAALAIIGREFISLRQRMAEDQAPFYFSKRNQGIMVLGVVPDSPADKMSLQVGEVVTKVNGVKIHDEKGFYEALQKNGAHCKLEVFDVNGQVRFVQRALYEGDHHELGLLFVQEEKKWDSEAV from the coding sequence TTGATAGAGGAGTGGATTTTTGAGTTTTTAAAAGGAACGGGAAAGCTGTTGCTGAACCCGGTATTTTATTACCTGTTTTTTGCGGCTGCATTTTTGGGGGTTTCCCGTGTAAAGCGTGAGCGCAAAGACTTTTCAGTTCGTGTGAAAAATGCTTATTTTGAGCTTAGGCAGCTTCTTCCTCTGGGTATCTTGGCAGGTCTAATAGTGAGTGTTGTGATGGTTGGAGCAGGACTTGCCGTACCAGTGGAAACGATTGTTTTTACTGCTGCTCTTACGTTCCTGTGGAGCTTTACGGCAAAAGTGAGATGGATGGCGCCTGTCTATACGCTGGGCTTTGCATTTTTCGCAACAATGTTTGCTGCTGAACAGAAATGGCCATTGCCATCATTCGCCCAGACGGCAGCAGATCTTGACTCTTCCATCTTTCCATCCATCGCTGTTCTCCTTGCTCTTCTTGTTATAGCAGAAGGCTTCCTGATTATAAGAAACGGACGGAAAGGCACATCTCCCAGGCTTGTAAAGAGTAAACGGGGCCAGACAATCGGCATTCATGAATCAAAAAGACTCTGGATGGTGCCTGTGTTTCTGCTTATTCCGGGTCAGGCACTGCAGCTGCCATTTGATTGGTGGCCAGCGATCCCGATTGGCGGGGAAACGTATTCGCTCATTCTGGTCCCTTTTTCGATAGGTTTTTACCAGCGAATCCAAGGCACGCTTCCCAAAGAGGCAACAGCACTGCTTGGACAAAGAATCAGCGTGTTTGGCGTACTTCTTTTGCTGATTTCAACTGCAGGCTACTGGTATCCGCTTGCAGCTGTGGGTGCAGCTGCACTTGCTATCATCGGGCGTGAATTCATCTCTCTCCGCCAGAGAATGGCAGAGGACCAGGCACCGTTTTACTTTTCCAAGCGCAATCAGGGAATCATGGTTCTTGGAGTAGTTCCGGATTCACCAGCTGATAAAATGTCCCTTCAAGTGGGAGAGGTTGTTACAAAAGTCAATGGTGTGAAGATCCATGATGAAAAAGGCTTCTATGAAGCGCTGCAAAAGAACGGGGCTCACTGCAAACTCGAGGTTTTTGACGTGAACGGCCAAGTCCGGTTCGTCCAGCGTGCCCTTTATGAAGGGGATCATCACGAACTTGGGCTGCTGTTTGTGCAGGAAGAGAAGAAATGGGATAGTGAAGCGGTTTGA
- a CDS encoding serine protease — MKVDKIEEEINQFKTHLAFLEKRLKEIQQNCDHHFCKGNQYYEKCIKCNKVNVLYY; from the coding sequence GTGAAGGTAGATAAAATTGAAGAGGAGATTAATCAATTTAAAACTCACCTTGCTTTTTTGGAGAAACGTTTAAAAGAGATCCAGCAAAATTGTGATCATCATTTTTGTAAAGGAAATCAATATTATGAAAAATGTATCAAATGCAATAAAGTAAATGTTTTATATTATTAG